One Algibacter sp. L3A6 genomic region harbors:
- a CDS encoding 2-hydroxyacid dehydrogenase translates to MKILHLDTNHELLIEQLAQAGFTNHEDYTSTKPEIETKIGEYDGIVLRSRFTIDKQFLDAATNLKFIGRVGAGLENIDCDYAEQKGVYLVSAPEGNRNAVGEHSLGMLLSLFNKLNKADAEVRQGKWLREANRGIELDGKTVGLIGYGNMGKAFAKKLRGFDVEVLCYDIKANVGDANAKQVTLAEFQEKVDVVSLHTPQTPLTVNMINAEFINAVKKPFWLINTARGKSVVTTDLMNALKSEKILGAGLDVLEYEKASFENLFSSSMPEAFQYLIDSENVLLTPHVAGWTIESKEKLAQTIVDKVLAKFC, encoded by the coding sequence ATGAAAATTCTACACCTCGATACAAACCACGAATTATTAATTGAGCAATTAGCGCAAGCAGGCTTCACAAATCACGAAGATTATACTTCTACAAAACCTGAAATAGAAACCAAAATTGGTGAATATGATGGTATTGTTTTGCGTAGCCGTTTCACCATCGACAAGCAATTTTTAGATGCCGCTACAAATCTTAAATTTATAGGTAGAGTAGGTGCGGGCTTAGAAAATATAGATTGCGATTATGCCGAACAAAAAGGTGTGTATCTAGTTTCCGCACCCGAAGGAAACCGTAATGCCGTAGGCGAGCATAGTTTAGGTATGTTGCTTTCGTTATTTAATAAACTAAACAAAGCCGATGCCGAAGTACGCCAAGGCAAATGGCTTCGCGAAGCCAATAGAGGTATCGAGCTCGACGGAAAAACTGTTGGGTTAATAGGGTACGGAAATATGGGGAAAGCTTTTGCTAAAAAATTACGTGGTTTCGATGTAGAAGTGCTGTGTTACGACATAAAAGCCAATGTAGGCGATGCAAATGCAAAACAAGTAACATTAGCGGAGTTTCAAGAAAAAGTAGATGTAGTAAGCCTACATACGCCGCAAACACCACTTACGGTAAACATGATAAACGCCGAGTTTATCAATGCTGTTAAAAAACCATTCTGGCTAATAAATACAGCACGCGGAAAAAGTGTAGTAACTACCGATTTAATGAACGCTTTAAAATCTGAAAAAATTCTAGGTGCCGGACTCGATGTTTTAGAATACGAAAAAGCATCTTTCGAGAATTTATTTTCAAGTAGCATGCCCGAAGCCTTTCAATATTTAATAGATTCCGAAAACGTGCTCTTAACACCGCATGTTGCTGGCTGGACTATAGAAAGTAAAGAAAAACTAGCACAAACTATAGTAGATAAGGTTCTAGCTAAATTTTGTTAA
- a CDS encoding sulfite exporter TauE/SafE family protein gives MTYLEIIQDYSLSALQWLAIGFAVFLLGMSKSGIKGIGIIIVVMLAFVFGEKASTGVLLPMLICADIFAVIYYNRHAQWDIIKKLIPWMIVGVLVGVWVGNDISELVFKRLMAIIIIGSVLIMIYTERKKSDTIPTNKWFSKTTGFLAGFTTMIGNLAGPVSNIYFLAMRFPKNEFIGTAAWLFFIINVFKLPFHIFVWGTVTKQTLVLNFTLIPVVIIGFFTGTYLVKRISNANYRNFILTSTAIGGLIMLFR, from the coding sequence TTGACTTACCTAGAAATTATTCAGGATTATAGTTTATCTGCATTACAATGGTTAGCCATTGGTTTTGCTGTGTTTTTACTTGGTATGTCTAAATCTGGGATAAAAGGCATCGGCATTATTATTGTGGTTATGCTAGCCTTTGTTTTTGGCGAAAAAGCATCGACAGGTGTTTTGTTACCCATGCTTATTTGTGCCGATATTTTTGCTGTAATTTATTATAATCGGCATGCACAATGGGATATTATTAAAAAGCTAATTCCATGGATGATTGTTGGTGTGCTAGTTGGTGTATGGGTGGGTAACGATATTTCCGAATTGGTTTTTAAACGGCTTATGGCTATCATTATAATAGGTTCGGTTTTAATTATGATTTATACCGAGCGTAAAAAATCAGATACTATTCCTACCAATAAATGGTTTTCTAAAACAACAGGGTTTTTAGCGGGTTTTACAACTATGATCGGGAATTTGGCCGGACCAGTTTCAAATATTTATTTTCTTGCCATGCGTTTTCCAAAAAACGAGTTTATTGGCACAGCTGCTTGGTTGTTTTTTATAATTAATGTGTTTAAACTTCCTTTTCATATTTTTGTCTGGGGTACAGTAACAAAACAGACCTTAGTTTTAAATTTTACTTTAATTCCAGTTGTGATTATAGGTTTTTTTACAGGCACTTATTTAGTAAAACGCATATCAAATGCTAATTATCGTAATTTTATTCTTACATCTACTGCTATTGGCGGGCTTATAATGTTATTTCGTTAG
- the fbp gene encoding class 1 fructose-bisphosphatase, which produces MSHKKQTLGEFIIENQSSFKYSSGELSSLLNSIRLAAKVVNHEVNKAGLVDIIGAAGDTNIQGEDQQKLDVYANDKFIQTLTKRNIVCGIASEEEDDFIAINSQDENHQNKYIVLIDPLDGSSNIDVNVSVGTIFSIYRRVTPVGTPVTLDDFLQKGSEQVAAGYVVYGTSTMLVYTTGDGVNGFTLNPAIGSFYLSHPDMQFPEDGTIYSVNEGNYIHFPQGVKNYIKYCQQEEGDRPYTSRYIGSLVSDFHRNMIKGGIYLYPQSSKNPDGKLRLLYECNPMAFLAEQANGFASDGFTRTMDVDPTELHQRVPFICGSKNMVLKCEEFMKNAK; this is translated from the coding sequence ATGTCTCACAAAAAACAAACTTTAGGAGAGTTTATTATTGAAAATCAGTCGTCGTTTAAGTATTCCTCGGGCGAATTATCTAGCCTTTTGAATTCTATTCGATTAGCGGCAAAAGTTGTAAACCATGAAGTAAATAAAGCCGGACTGGTTGATATTATTGGTGCTGCTGGTGATACTAATATTCAAGGCGAAGATCAACAAAAACTAGATGTTTATGCAAACGATAAGTTTATACAAACGCTAACTAAAAGAAATATTGTTTGTGGGATTGCAAGTGAGGAAGAAGATGATTTTATTGCGATAAACAGTCAAGATGAAAACCATCAAAATAAGTATATTGTTTTAATTGATCCTTTAGATGGTTCGTCTAACATTGATGTTAATGTTTCTGTAGGAACAATTTTTTCTATTTACAGACGTGTTACTCCAGTAGGAACACCTGTAACTTTAGACGATTTTTTACAAAAAGGAAGCGAACAAGTAGCAGCTGGTTATGTGGTTTATGGTACATCGACTATGCTAGTTTACACAACAGGAGATGGTGTTAATGGTTTTACTTTAAACCCAGCGATTGGATCGTTTTACTTATCGCATCCTGATATGCAATTTCCAGAAGATGGAACTATTTATTCTGTAAACGAAGGAAACTATATTCACTTTCCTCAAGGTGTGAAAAATTATATTAAATATTGTCAACAAGAAGAAGGAGATAGACCTTATACTTCTCGATATATTGGATCTTTGGTGTCGGATTTTCATAGAAATATGATAAAAGGTGGTATTTACCTTTACCCACAGAGTTCTAAAAATCCTGATGGGAAATTACGTTTGCTTTATGAATGTAACCCTATGGCCTTTTTAGCTGAGCAAGCTAATGGTTTTGCAAGTGATGGTTTTACTAGAACAATGGATGTAGATCCGACAGAGCTTCACCAGCGTGTGCCATTTATTTGTGGTAGTAAAAACATGGTGTTAAAGTGTGAAGAGTTTATGAAGAACGCTAAGTAA
- the dgt gene encoding dGTP triphosphohydrolase codes for MNWEQLLSLKRFGDTNKRIRKEQDETRLGFEVDYDRVIFSSEFRSLQDKTQVIPLSETDFVHTRLTHSLEVSVVGRSLGRLVGKKLLEKHPHLQSSLGYQANDFGAIVAAAALAHDIGNPPFGHSGEKAIGEFFITGAGKNFRSQLTDKEYQDLCDFEGNANGFKILTEDRAGRLGGLRLCYATLGAFMKYPKESLPKKPSKHIADKKYGFFQSEKEAFQDVASELGLIKRSETDLSYSRHPLAFLVEAADDICYTIIDFEDGINLGLIQEEYALEYLSKIIRNNIRPENYYALSTKEDRIGYLRALSIGSLINEAVDIFMDNEEAILNGTFDTGLLDKSQYEAQINDIIKISIDNVYQSTEVIDKEIAGYGVINTLLNTYATAVNNGFNNTASNYDKLILKSLPKNINTTSASLYKRLSSVCYYVSLLSDSKAILEYKKIKGIGF; via the coding sequence ATGAACTGGGAGCAATTACTATCCTTAAAGCGCTTTGGCGACACCAATAAACGTATTAGAAAAGAGCAAGACGAAACCCGTTTAGGCTTCGAGGTCGATTACGATCGTGTTATTTTTTCATCAGAATTTAGAAGTTTACAAGATAAAACTCAGGTCATTCCATTATCCGAAACGGATTTTGTACACACCAGATTAACCCACAGTTTAGAAGTAAGTGTTGTTGGTAGATCACTTGGTCGTTTGGTTGGTAAAAAACTATTAGAAAAACACCCGCATTTACAAAGTTCATTGGGGTATCAAGCTAACGATTTTGGTGCTATTGTTGCTGCGGCAGCTTTGGCGCACGATATTGGCAACCCACCATTCGGACATTCAGGAGAAAAAGCAATAGGAGAATTTTTTATAACAGGAGCGGGTAAAAATTTCCGAAGCCAGTTAACAGATAAAGAATATCAAGACCTTTGCGATTTTGAAGGTAACGCTAACGGATTCAAAATTTTAACCGAAGATCGCGCAGGACGCCTTGGCGGATTAAGATTATGTTACGCCACACTTGGTGCTTTCATGAAATACCCAAAAGAGTCCTTGCCTAAAAAGCCATCAAAACATATAGCCGATAAAAAATACGGTTTTTTCCAAAGTGAAAAAGAAGCCTTTCAAGATGTCGCAAGCGAACTTGGTTTAATAAAACGAAGTGAAACCGACCTAAGTTATTCGCGCCATCCATTAGCTTTTTTAGTAGAAGCAGCCGATGATATTTGTTACACCATAATCGATTTTGAAGATGGTATCAACCTTGGGCTTATTCAAGAAGAATATGCGTTAGAATACCTTTCAAAAATTATTCGTAATAATATAAGACCCGAAAATTACTATGCCCTTTCCACCAAAGAAGATCGCATAGGTTACCTACGTGCACTGTCTATTGGCTCGCTAATAAACGAAGCTGTAGATATTTTTATGGATAACGAAGAAGCTATTTTAAATGGCACTTTCGATACCGGATTGCTCGATAAAAGTCAATACGAAGCCCAAATAAACGATATTATAAAAATAAGTATCGATAACGTTTACCAATCTACCGAAGTCATAGATAAGGAAATCGCGGGTTACGGCGTTATAAACACGTTACTAAACACCTACGCCACAGCGGTAAACAATGGGTTTAACAACACGGCATCAAATTACGATAAACTCATACTAAAAAGCCTGCCAAAAAACATCAATACTACCAGCGCAAGTCTATATAAACGATTATCTAGCGTGTGTTATTATGTGTCCTTGCTGTCCGATAGTAAAGCCATTTTAGAATACAAAAAAATAAAAGGAATCGGATTTTAA
- a CDS encoding GNAT family N-acetyltransferase, with translation MDFTIRNAKKEDMPQVLHLINELAVFEKEPDAVEVTLADLENDGFGTQPAFHCFVAETDKKVEGIALVYNRYSTWKGKIIHLEDLIVSQKMRGSGMGTALLDEVVKYGHNKGVKRINWEVIDWNEPAIAFYEKKGANVMRDWDVVQLDEAGIKTYIEKLNI, from the coding sequence ATGGATTTTACAATAAGAAACGCCAAAAAAGAGGATATGCCACAAGTTCTCCACCTAATCAATGAGTTAGCTGTTTTCGAAAAAGAACCCGATGCCGTTGAAGTTACCTTAGCAGATTTAGAAAATGATGGCTTTGGAACCCAACCCGCTTTTCATTGTTTTGTTGCCGAAACCGATAAAAAAGTAGAAGGTATTGCACTGGTTTACAACCGTTATTCTACATGGAAAGGTAAAATAATTCACTTAGAAGATTTAATTGTAAGTCAGAAAATGAGAGGTTCGGGTATGGGCACAGCTCTTTTAGACGAAGTTGTAAAATACGGACACAATAAAGGCGTTAAACGTATAAACTGGGAAGTTATTGACTGGAACGAACCAGCTATTGCTTTCTATGAGAAAAAAGGTGCAAATGTAATGCGAGATTGGGATGTAGTTCAATTAGATGAAGCAGGCATAAAAACGTATATTGAAAAATTGAATATCTAA
- a CDS encoding VOC family protein, with translation MKRVTGIGGLFFKTKDPKASKDWYKKHLGFNTDDYGSTFWWKDKEGKDCSTQWSPFPEDTKYYEPSKKDFMFNYRVENLHELLKVLKEEGVTIVGEVEEYEYGKFGWILDNDGNKVELWEPNDSAFL, from the coding sequence ATGAAAAGAGTAACAGGAATAGGTGGTTTGTTTTTTAAAACAAAAGATCCAAAAGCATCAAAAGATTGGTACAAAAAGCATTTAGGTTTTAATACCGACGATTATGGTAGCACGTTTTGGTGGAAAGATAAAGAAGGAAAAGATTGTTCTACACAATGGAGTCCTTTTCCGGAGGATACAAAATACTACGAGCCTTCTAAAAAAGATTTTATGTTTAATTATCGTGTAGAAAATTTGCACGAATTACTTAAAGTTTTAAAAGAAGAAGGGGTTACTATTGTTGGTGAAGTTGAAGAATACGAGTACGGAAAGTTCGGCTGGATTTTAGATAACGATGGTAATAAAGTTGAGCTATGGGAGCCTAACGATAGTGCTTTTTTGTAA
- a CDS encoding DUF1801 domain-containing protein: MPTKATTVTEYLNALPEDRKVAVNKLREQILDNLPKGVVEVISYGMLGYVIPHTVYPSGYHCDTKLPLPFMNLANQKNFIAVYSMVLYAKPDLMDWFVTEYSKRCKYKLDMGKSCVRFKKMEDIPFELIGELTAKVTAQEWIEIYEDSIKK; the protein is encoded by the coding sequence ATGCCAACTAAAGCTACAACCGTTACTGAGTACTTAAATGCGTTACCCGAAGATCGGAAAGTAGCCGTAAATAAGTTGCGCGAGCAAATACTAGATAATTTACCAAAAGGCGTTGTAGAAGTTATAAGTTATGGTATGTTGGGTTATGTAATTCCACATACGGTTTATCCTAGCGGTTATCATTGTGATACTAAATTACCCCTGCCATTCATGAATTTAGCAAATCAAAAAAACTTTATAGCCGTATACAGTATGGTGCTTTATGCCAAGCCCGATCTTATGGATTGGTTTGTTACCGAGTATTCAAAACGCTGTAAGTATAAACTCGATATGGGTAAAAGTTGTGTGCGTTTTAAAAAAATGGAAGATATTCCATTTGAGCTTATTGGTGAGTTAACAGCAAAAGTGACGGCGCAAGAATGGATCGAAATTTACGAAGATTCAATAAAAAAATGA
- a CDS encoding aspartate kinase, protein MQVYKFGGASVKDANGVKNIASVLQKVGYKNTLIVVSAMGKTTNALELVIKNYFENKSELQSAIQEVKKFHNEILLDLFPNEDHIVFKKVNAFFSELNQFLISNKSPDYSFVYDQVIGFGELVSTTIISEYLNQINIANNWIDVRTHIKTDNYYRRANVNWSATQQLISSTFNRSVLNITQGFLGSDANNFTTTLGREGSDYTAAIYAYCLNAESVTIWKDVPGVLNADPRYFENAQLLNNISYREAIELAFYGASVIHPKTLQPLQGKEISLYVKSFLNPEANGTKIGKNSTLDPMIPCFIVKKNQVLISLSSLDFSYIVEENISEIFSLLHQYKMKVDVIQNSAISFSVCIENNYNNLDSLLHHLKSKFKVVCHQNASLYTIRHYNDLAINKIETDKTVLLKQLTPETVQIVTV, encoded by the coding sequence ATGCAAGTCTATAAATTTGGCGGGGCCTCGGTAAAAGATGCAAATGGTGTAAAAAACATAGCATCTGTATTACAAAAAGTGGGGTATAAAAATACGCTAATAGTTGTTTCCGCTATGGGCAAAACCACCAATGCTCTAGAACTTGTTATTAAAAATTACTTTGAAAATAAGTCAGAATTACAAAGCGCCATACAAGAAGTAAAAAAGTTTCATAATGAAATTTTACTCGATTTATTTCCGAATGAAGATCATATAGTTTTTAAAAAAGTGAATGCTTTTTTTAGTGAACTCAACCAGTTTTTAATTAGTAATAAATCGCCCGACTACAGTTTTGTTTACGACCAAGTTATAGGTTTTGGCGAACTTGTTTCAACAACTATAATTAGCGAATATTTAAATCAAATAAACATCGCTAATAATTGGATTGATGTTCGCACACATATCAAAACCGACAATTATTACCGTAGAGCCAACGTAAACTGGAGCGCCACGCAGCAATTAATTTCGAGCACATTTAATCGGTCCGTTTTAAACATTACACAAGGTTTTCTAGGAAGCGATGCCAATAATTTCACCACAACATTAGGCAGAGAAGGCAGCGACTATACTGCAGCTATTTACGCCTATTGCTTAAATGCAGAAAGCGTAACCATTTGGAAAGATGTTCCGGGTGTTTTAAATGCCGATCCGCGTTACTTTGAAAACGCTCAACTATTAAACAATATATCGTATCGCGAAGCTATAGAATTGGCTTTTTACGGTGCATCAGTCATTCACCCAAAAACCTTACAACCTCTACAAGGCAAAGAAATTTCGCTGTATGTAAAATCATTTTTAAATCCGGAAGCTAACGGTACTAAAATTGGTAAAAACTCCACTTTAGACCCCATGATTCCCTGTTTTATTGTGAAGAAGAATCAGGTTTTAATTTCACTTTCATCCTTAGATTTTTCATATATTGTTGAAGAAAACATTAGCGAAATATTCAGCCTTTTACATCAATACAAGATGAAGGTCGATGTTATTCAAAATTCAGCTATAAGTTTTTCTGTTTGTATCGAAAATAATTACAACAATCTCGATTCATTATTGCATCATTTAAAATCAAAATTTAAGGTTGTTTGTCACCAAAACGCCTCGCTTTACACCATCCGCCACTATAACGATTTGGCAATTAATAAAATTGAAACGGACAAAACCGTGTTATTAAAACAGTTAACTCCAGAAACCGTGCAAATAGTTACTGTTTAA
- a CDS encoding GNAT family N-acyltransferase has product MTNSTNIGLVTPKEVAKAIKLDKYGFIGTFIGWLLMKVLKISTIDKFYKRNNHLEGIEFLDKILEEFQIKFEIPEEDLKRLPKDGAYITVSNHPLGGIDGVLLLKLMLEQRDDFKIIANFLLHRIQPMQPYIMPVNPFEGRKDAKSSIAGFKNSILHLRAGHPLGLFPAGEVSTYRDGKLVIDKPWEESALKLIKRAEVPVVPIYFHAKNSKLFYRLSKISDTFRTAKLPSEVLSQKRRIIKVRIGKPISVADQKEHVSLDDFSNFLRKKTYMLANAFEKKSKILDSISSTLKTPKPPKNIVTPVDAVIMTKEVEALRASDSRLLESKNYEVFLAQAKDAPNILREIGRLREITFREVGEGTNEAIDLDAFDQYYHHMFLWDRERNILAGAYRMGLGSQIFEKYGIDGFYLQDLFRFEPELYKMMSQSIEMGRAFIIKEYQQKPMPLFLLWKGIVHITLRFPEHKFLIGGVSISNQFSNFSKSLMIEFMKSHYYDPYIAQYVHPKKEFKVKLKDADKDFVFDETEADLNKFDKLIDEIEPGALRLPVLLKKYIKQNARLVAFNVDPLFNNAVDGLMYIKIADLPESTVRPVMEEFQAELERKFTGNTNTES; this is encoded by the coding sequence ATGACCAACTCAACGAACATAGGCTTAGTTACCCCAAAAGAAGTAGCTAAAGCGATAAAACTAGATAAATATGGTTTTATTGGCACTTTTATTGGCTGGCTCCTTATGAAAGTGCTTAAAATATCAACCATAGATAAGTTTTATAAGCGTAATAATCACCTCGAAGGCATCGAGTTTTTAGATAAAATTTTAGAAGAATTTCAAATTAAATTCGAAATACCAGAGGAAGATTTAAAACGCCTACCTAAAGATGGTGCTTATATCACGGTTTCAAACCATCCACTTGGTGGTATCGATGGTGTTTTACTTTTAAAATTAATGCTAGAACAGCGCGACGATTTTAAAATAATAGCTAATTTCTTGCTACACCGCATACAACCTATGCAACCTTATATTATGCCAGTAAACCCTTTTGAAGGGAGAAAAGATGCTAAATCGAGCATTGCTGGTTTTAAAAACTCTATTCTACACTTACGTGCCGGGCATCCGCTAGGTTTGTTTCCTGCCGGAGAAGTTTCAACTTACAGAGACGGGAAATTAGTAATCGATAAGCCTTGGGAAGAATCTGCACTAAAATTAATAAAACGTGCGGAAGTACCGGTGGTGCCAATATACTTTCATGCTAAAAACAGTAAGTTATTTTACAGGCTTTCTAAAATTAGCGACACCTTTAGAACAGCCAAACTTCCATCGGAGGTTTTAAGTCAAAAACGACGAATTATAAAAGTAAGAATCGGGAAACCTATTTCGGTTGCCGACCAAAAAGAACATGTTTCCTTAGATGATTTTTCTAATTTTTTAAGAAAGAAAACATACATGTTAGCTAATGCTTTTGAAAAGAAATCGAAAATATTAGATAGCATTTCATCTACATTAAAAACACCCAAACCACCTAAAAACATTGTAACACCTGTAGACGCTGTTATTATGACAAAGGAAGTTGAAGCGCTTAGAGCAAGCGACTCTAGACTTCTAGAAAGTAAAAATTACGAGGTGTTTTTAGCTCAAGCTAAAGATGCACCAAACATACTACGTGAAATTGGCCGCTTACGCGAAATCACTTTCCGTGAAGTTGGAGAAGGCACTAATGAAGCTATAGATTTAGATGCCTTTGATCAATATTATCACCACATGTTTTTATGGGATCGCGAGCGCAACATACTTGCTGGTGCTTACCGTATGGGCTTAGGCTCTCAAATATTTGAAAAATATGGTATAGACGGCTTCTACCTTCAAGATTTATTTAGATTCGAACCTGAATTATATAAAATGATGAGCCAATCTATAGAAATGGGTCGAGCTTTCATTATTAAAGAATATCAACAAAAACCAATGCCTTTGTTTTTACTTTGGAAAGGTATCGTGCACATTACATTGCGTTTTCCAGAACATAAATTTTTAATTGGTGGTGTGAGTATAAGTAATCAGTTTTCTAATTTCTCAAAATCGTTGATGATTGAGTTTATGAAATCGCATTACTACGATCCTTATATTGCGCAATACGTGCACCCTAAAAAGGAATTTAAAGTGAAGCTGAAAGATGCCGATAAAGATTTTGTTTTCGATGAAACGGAAGCTGATTTAAACAAATTCGATAAGCTTATTGACGAAATAGAACCAGGTGCATTGCGCCTGCCTGTACTACTTAAAAAGTACATAAAACAAAATGCTCGCTTAGTAGCATTTAACGTAGACCCGCTATTTAATAACGCCGTAGACGGCTTAATGTATATTAAAATAGCCGACTTACCCGAAAGTACAGTTCGCCCAGTAATGGAAGAGTTTCAAGCAGAATTAGAACGTAAGTTTACAGGAAACACAAATACCGAATCTTAA
- a CDS encoding carboxypeptidase-like regulatory domain-containing protein, with translation MKHLFLIFAFLSSATMFAQDGATITGNVLDLEANNTPLEMARVSIKETGDKTISDQEGNFTLKGLNPGTYTVSLSFVGYETKTIEVNVAANRTTQIKESLGANSLSLDALMLTLASSDKNETATITTASN, from the coding sequence ATGAAACATCTTTTTTTAATATTCGCTTTTTTATCATCGGCCACTATGTTCGCTCAAGATGGTGCAACTATTACAGGTAACGTGCTAGACTTAGAGGCTAACAATACTCCTTTAGAAATGGCTCGCGTATCTATTAAAGAAACGGGAGATAAAACAATATCGGATCAAGAAGGTAATTTTACACTTAAAGGCTTAAACCCTGGCACATATACCGTATCACTAAGCTTCGTGGGTTACGAAACTAAAACTATAGAAGTTAACGTCGCTGCTAACCGTACTACACAAATTAAAGAATCGCTAGGCGCTAACAGTTTATCTTTAGATGCTTTAATGCTAACCTTAGCAAGCTCGGACAAAAATGAAACGGCTACAATTACTACTGCTAGTAACTAA
- a CDS encoding TM2 domain-containing protein, translating to MSDEKNLGNDLNDMLDDAKDGAKKAAGEAKESASEFSKGASEVLDAENKKLVAGVVAILIGSLGIHKFILGYTKEGIIQIVATFVTCGIAGIIPFIEGIIYLTKSDEEFYNTYQVGKKGWF from the coding sequence ATGTCAGACGAAAAAAATTTAGGCAACGATCTTAACGATATGTTAGACGATGCTAAGGATGGTGCTAAAAAAGCAGCAGGAGAAGCTAAAGAATCAGCTTCAGAATTCTCAAAAGGAGCAAGCGAAGTGCTAGACGCAGAAAATAAAAAATTAGTTGCAGGTGTTGTGGCTATTTTAATTGGTAGCTTAGGAATCCATAAATTTATTTTAGGATACACTAAAGAAGGTATTATTCAAATAGTAGCTACTTTTGTTACTTGTGGTATAGCAGGTATTATTCCATTTATAGAAGGAATCATCTATTTAACTAAATCTGATGAAGAGTTTTATAATACATATCAAGTTGGAAAGAAAGGTTGGTTCTAA